In a genomic window of Glaciimonas sp. PCH181:
- the proC gene encoding pyrroline-5-carboxylate reductase: protein MENKCKISFIGGGNMATALIGGLAGTVTDAANIHVVDLNADALQKLAHQFGVTTATEIDAVVSRSDVVVLAVKPQQMQQVVSALLPFMSGQLVLSVAAGIQSKDLSRWLNGHAAIVRCMPNTPALIGKGITGMVATAGVSAQQRATADLILRAVGETVWLDDEALIDSVTAISGSGPAYVFYFIEAMQQAAQELGLTPAQGNALALATFVGASHLAAESADPISVLRERVTSKGGTTYAALQSLEASGVKAAIVAAAKAAAVRGKELGEEFGRD, encoded by the coding sequence ATGGAAAACAAGTGCAAGATCAGTTTCATCGGCGGCGGGAATATGGCCACTGCATTGATTGGCGGGTTGGCAGGGACTGTCACCGATGCTGCCAATATTCATGTGGTCGATTTAAATGCGGATGCGTTACAGAAGCTAGCGCACCAATTTGGTGTGACGACAGCGACCGAGATTGATGCAGTCGTTAGCCGCAGCGATGTTGTTGTCTTAGCGGTGAAGCCGCAACAAATGCAGCAAGTCGTGAGCGCGTTATTGCCGTTTATGTCTGGCCAATTGGTGTTGTCGGTGGCTGCAGGGATTCAGTCGAAGGATTTGTCGCGCTGGTTAAATGGCCATGCTGCCATCGTCCGTTGCATGCCGAATACGCCAGCATTGATCGGTAAAGGTATTACGGGAATGGTGGCAACTGCGGGCGTATCCGCGCAACAGCGCGCTACCGCCGATCTTATTTTGCGGGCAGTGGGCGAGACGGTGTGGTTGGACGATGAAGCGCTGATCGATTCGGTCACCGCGATTTCTGGTAGCGGTCCGGCTTACGTGTTTTATTTTATTGAAGCGATGCAACAAGCGGCGCAGGAATTGGGATTGACGCCGGCGCAGGGCAATGCGCTGGCGCTGGCGACCTTTGTCGGTGCTTCACATTTAGCGGCAGAATCGGCGGATCCGATCTCGGTATTGCGAGAGCGCGTGACGTCAAAGGGCGGAACGACTTACGCGGCACTGCAAAGTCTCGAAGCTAGCGGGGTGAAGGCGGCCATCGTGGCGGCGGCGAAAGCGGCTGCGGTGCGCGGTAAAGAACTGGGCGAAGAATTTGGCCGAGATTAA
- a CDS encoding YqjD family protein, translating into MAINNESVKDARDNLAGGLKSVIQDAQDLVDTTGDHVEDRYQQARERLKAALQTAKSELPKVTKKAVEKSKHAAHVTDEYVGGNPWKAVGVAAAIGLLAGVVIGRSK; encoded by the coding sequence ATGGCTATCAATAATGAATCAGTAAAAGACGCCCGCGACAATCTAGCAGGTGGCCTGAAATCTGTTATCCAGGATGCGCAAGATCTGGTGGATACCACCGGCGATCACGTTGAGGACCGCTACCAGCAAGCACGCGAACGTTTGAAAGCTGCATTGCAGACAGCGAAATCGGAGCTACCGAAAGTCACAAAAAAAGCGGTTGAAAAAAGTAAACACGCCGCCCATGTCACTGACGAATACGTTGGCGGCAACCCATGGAAAGCCGTCGGCGTTGCTGCTGCAATCGGTTTGCTGGCTGGGGTTGTGATTGGCCGCAGCAAATAA
- a CDS encoding YggS family pyridoxal phosphate-dependent enzyme has protein sequence MFSIPEKLQAVHEIIGNATAMASRPADSVKLLAVSKTFGADAVLAAAEAGQRAFGENYLQEALDKMIAVKAARAAFPTADGIEWHFIGPIQSNKTKAIAEHFDWVHTIEREKIAQRLSDQRPPELPPLNVCLQVNISGEASKSGVAPDQALAVAQIIAVLPRLTLRGLMAIPEPTADVTQQRAAFRQVRELFLKLQQNGLALDTLSMGMSADMDAAIAEGATIVRIGSAIFGKRDYS, from the coding sequence ATGTTCTCAATCCCCGAAAAGTTGCAAGCTGTACACGAAATTATCGGCAACGCCACGGCAATGGCGTCGCGTCCGGCAGACAGTGTCAAGCTATTGGCCGTATCCAAAACCTTTGGCGCGGATGCAGTATTGGCCGCAGCGGAGGCTGGTCAGCGCGCTTTTGGCGAAAATTACTTGCAAGAAGCGTTGGATAAGATGATTGCGGTCAAGGCCGCCCGAGCTGCTTTTCCCACAGCAGATGGGATTGAATGGCATTTCATCGGGCCAATTCAAAGTAATAAGACCAAAGCGATTGCCGAGCATTTCGATTGGGTGCATACGATAGAACGCGAAAAAATCGCGCAACGCCTGTCTGATCAGCGGCCACCGGAATTGCCTCCCTTAAATGTCTGTTTACAGGTGAATATCAGTGGCGAGGCTAGCAAAAGCGGCGTCGCCCCCGATCAGGCGCTGGCTGTAGCGCAAATAATCGCGGTGTTGCCACGTTTGACGTTGCGCGGTTTGATGGCGATCCCGGAACCGACTGCCGACGTGACGCAGCAACGGGCAGCATTCAGGCAGGTTAGAGAGTTATTTTTAAAATTGCAACAAAATGGATTGGCGCTGGATACTTTGTCGATGGGAATGTCGGCCGACATGGACGCGGCGATTGCAGAGGGCGCGACGATTGTGCGTATCGGCAGCGCTATTTTTGGAAAACGGGATTACTCCTGA